Proteins from a single region of Primulina tabacum isolate GXHZ01 chromosome 5, ASM2559414v2, whole genome shotgun sequence:
- the LOC142547452 gene encoding uncharacterized protein LOC142547452 → MSNEEADEGRSDNPCPNRSGGHREKEDMKLWGILIFGLIGATATTFAVTQLRRTADWVYTQLSRSQSSWRDSRSFRTSFQEEAWKRYNRRMREEYEEELERVERIRRMQSVFNRERNKFKKSYQNWQENSQGAYHQNSQRNDWYWNTDTSFRDYGSNFRETPRATERAPLSHHYSILGLDRRRTTPYTDEEIKSAFRVKAKEFHPDQNQDKKEFAEAKFKEVMVSYEAIKIERKNNRQQ, encoded by the exons ATGAGCAACGAGGAAGCCGATGAAGGGAGGAGTGATAATCCATGCCCCAATCGAAGTGGAGGTCATAGAGAAAAAGAGGACATGAAGCTATGGGGGATTCTGATTTTTGGGTTAATAGGAGCTACTGCCACCACCTTCGCC GTAACCCAATTGCGAAGAACCGCTGATTGGGTATACACTCAG TTGAGCAGATCTCAATCGTCATGGAGAGATAGTCGCTCTTTTCGAACTTCTTTTCAGGAGGAGGCATGGAAAAGATATAATCGTCGTATGCGAGAAGAATATGAAGAAGAACTTGAAAGAGTG GAGAGAATTCGGCGCATGCAGAGTGTATTTAACAGAGAgagaaataaattcaagaagagtTACCAGAATTGGCAAGAAAATAGCCAAGGTGCATATCATCAGAACTCTCAGAGAAATGACTGGTACTGGAATACGGATACGTCGTTCAGAGATTATGGTAGTAATTTTAGGGAGACGCCTCGGGCCACGGAAAGAGCTCCATTATCACATCATTACTCTATACTTGGCCTTGACAG GCGTAGGACAACACCCTACAcagatgaagaaataaag TCAGCATTCAGAGTTAAGGCAAAGGAATTTCACCCTGATCAGAATCAGGACAAAAAAG AGTTTGCTGAAGCTAAATTCAAGGAAGTTATGGTTTCATACGAGGCTATCAAGATAGAAAGAAAGAATAATAGGCAACAATAA